One Vicia villosa cultivar HV-30 ecotype Madison, WI linkage group LG5, Vvil1.0, whole genome shotgun sequence genomic window, GAggtttagggtttttgtttgTTTGGGCCTTACCTGTAAAAGAAGTTGTTGGTCTAGAGTTCGAATCCTAGCAAAGCATTTGAGAATGTTGAGATCAAAATCGGATTTAGAggtttagggtttttgtttgTTTGGGCCTTACCTGTAAGTTTGGGATTCAAAATAGAGTTTGAATCCTTACAGCAGTATTTATTTGTAAACAAGTTGTTGATACTTATAAATCAGTATTTTCGAACGCATATATTTTTTTTTCGCATATGCATTTCTGAAACATGTTGAAACAAGTGGAATCTcaacatttaatttatttaaatgttggaattaaacttttattggtattttcggaagtgcatttccgaaaatcaaaaactttaaaataaaataaaaaactccaTTCTAGGCGTCCGTATCATTAATTTATAGATAGAATTACTTCCATGGACACTTATCCTCTTTCTTCATAGTGAGATCCGATTCCGATACTTGAGCGGGTGGAGTGAGATTCGGTTCGGTCGAAGTGAGGAGTTTGGGTTCCATATAAGTAAATAGTGAGATTCCTCCGGGGGCGGAGTAAGGATCGATTTTAGAAGGAAAGCAATTGAGAATGTTGAGATCAAAAGTAGATTTAGAGGTTTAGGGTTTTGTTGGGTTTTTGTTTGTTTGAGCCTTACCCGTAAGTTTGGGATTCAAAATAgggaatttctttacccacccgTACACCTTCTAAAACACCtttaaaaacccaaaaatatttttcagaagtgcattttcaAACGCATCTGTTTTTTTATTTCGCATACGCATTTTCGAAAAACACCTAATTTCAATGTTTCAACATGTTTCAGAAATGCATATGCGAAACAAGTTGAATCTCaacgtttaatttatttaaacgttggaattaaacttttattggtattttcggaagtgcatttccgaaaataccCTAACTATATAACCTGCTCACCCCTATATAAATCAACaactttaaaagaaaaaaatccaTTTCAGGCGTCCGTATGGACTATACATATCATCTTTCTTCATAGTGAGATCCGATTCCGATACTTGAGCGGGTGGAGTGAGATTCGGTTCGGCCGAAGTGAGGAGTTTGGGTTCCATATAAGTAAAGAGTGAGATTCCTCCAGGGGCAGAGTAAGGATCGACTTAGAAGGAAAGCACTTGAGAATGTTGAGATCAAAATCGGATGTAGAGGTTTAGGGTTTTGTTGGGTTTTTGTTTGTTTGAGCCTTACCCGTAAGTTTGGGATTCAAAATAgggaatttctttacccacccgTACACCTTCTAAAACACCTctaaaaacccaaaaatatttttcggaagtgcattttcaaacgcatctcttttttttatttcgcaaatgcattttcgaaaaacaCCTAATTTCAATGTTTCAACATGTTTCAGAAATGCATATGTGAAACAAGTTGAATCTCaacgtttaatttatttaaacgttggaattaaacttttattggtattttcgaaagtgcatttccgaaaataccCTGACTATATAACCTGCTCACCCCCTATATAAATCAACaactttctttaaaaaaaatccattccAGGCGTCTGTATCATTAATTTATAGATAGAGTTACTTCCATGGACTATACATAAAAGTAAAGAGTGGAGTGAGATTCGGTTCGGCCGAAGTGAGGAGTTTGGGTTCCATATAAGTAAAGAGTGAGATTCCTCTGGGGGCGGAGTAAGGATCGATTTAGAATCATAAAATCGTACAAGATTAGTAAACATAAAGCATAATCTGATGAAATACAATTATGCGAATGAGATGGAATCTTAGGGTAAAAATCAGGGTACAACGGTAAGTCGATTATAATCTAACATATTTTGGCACTACAGGCATAAGACATTGCCAACGTTGTAACCGCCCGGCAAATGCCACCATCCAAGAAGTCGCATCTTTTGTGCGAAATTTCTTCCAATCCAGTGTGACAGGTGGCAACGAAAATCCTTCATTCATGTTTAcctgtttaaaaaaaatataagaagaaAGTCAAACAAGGATTGAACGTAACAAAGTTGAGTTTTTAATTACCTAAACCCAATGGTTTCCGTCTACAAACCCAATGCAGTAAATGGATGCATTCGGTGAATGAGCACTCGTCATAGGAAAATAAGTCAAACTAGGGTAACCTAAAGAGACGATAACGACGTTATACCGATTAGCTATTATGGAACCCATATCAGGTAACATCATCAATTTATCTTGTGGTTGTTGTCACAAATGGTCTATCATCAGCGATGCTCTCACTCGTGAAAGGAGGTCTCCAAATAATTCCTCATATAACTTGCTTCTATGACCAATAATTTCTTTCTCCAATTCCCGACGAACCATTGACCATCCATCCGTACCATAACCATGCAAAGATGAAATGGCTCTAAATCCACAATTTCCATCATCCTTGACATtaacaatgtcatcaataaatGGTCTGATATAATCTGGAAATTGTATAATGAATTTATCAGATTCATTATTCTTTGAGGTTTGGGATAACTGTGAACATAACCTCTTTGAAGATTTTTGGGAACTCGAGTATGCTTGATCAACATACTTATATCCCGAAGGGTCACGATAAACATCATATCCCACAGgtctcttctatttcttcttaACCCCtcctttggttttaattttttcagGCGGTGGACACATCTTTTTTGTAGTGGGATAAGCAATTTCACACGCTCTGCTTTTTAATGCTCTTTTTCCTACAACATCTAGTGACATGTACTTTTTCCAAACTTCATCAATTGCATTGGTCATGTCCacttctgatccatcatctacaTATGCATCTTGTTTTCCTTCCATACTTAGCTTTCTGTTTCTTACtcttatgtttttatattttcgtGATCCGAGTCACATTCTTCGAGTCACGCTCTTACAATGACAATAATATGTGTCTTGGTGGAACATGGCGCTTTGTCAAATCAACAATATGTTATTGATCATCTTTCTTTAGTCAACTTACAAAAGAATTACCTTCAAATCTATTCGGTAACCCATGGTTGTGAACTCCACATTTTACATCGATGATCCATCCAGAACCATATTTCGAAGGTGTTGACCTAATTTTAAAAGGACAACCACATTTCTTACTAGCACTTTGTGTTTCATTATCTTCTTCTTTGTATTTTCCACCTTTATCACAACCAAATATTAATTTGCCACTTCTTTCTCTCTTGCCTGTTTTGGTATCTGAACGAGTTATTATTCACTTTATTCCTGATTCCAACATCTCTAATCTAGCTTGTCACCTCTTCTCTTGTAGCAAAATTTTGAGTAGTTACAAAAGCATATGTCGTATCTACGCATGTCTGATTTACATTGCATATCATCAAAGGAGGATCCATACCTGCGTATCTACATATGGACTTATTCGGGCCATCTAGAATCAAAAGTCTAGGTGGAAATTATTATGGTTTTGTTATAGTTGATGACTTCTCTAGGTTTTGTTGGACTGTTTTCTTAGCTAGCAAAAGTGACACTTTTTTGGAATTTTAAAAGTTTACCAAgatgtctcaaaataaattgaACTCTAGCAATGTTACTATCCGAAGCGATCACGGAGGTGAATTTGAAAATCATgtctttgaagaattttgtgaaaaatGGCATTGATCACAATTTTTCCGCTCCACGTACTCCAGAATAAAATGGAGTggtggaacgtaaaaatcgtgtttgAGAAGAACTCAGGAGAACTATGATCAATGAACATGGTCTACCTAAATATTTTTAGGCCGATGCCATAAATATGGCTTGTTATGTTTCGAATAGGATCTTAATACGTCCTATTCTCAACAGAACTCCGTATGAACTTTTAAAAGGTAGGAAACCAAATATTTCACATCTTCACGTGTTCGGATGTAaatgatttgttttaaataatagaAAAGAGAATCTTGGTAAGTTCGAGTCAAAAGCGGACGAAGGTATCTTTCTTGGATACTgtcaatctagtaaagcatatagagtATACAATGAAAGGTTACAAATTGTTGAAGAATCTGTGCATGTTTCCTTTGATGAATATTGTCCGAAATCCGTCGAAAAAGGTATTGTGTTTGATGGTGCAGGTGTTTATTCGAAGAGAATACTAAATGATccgaatgaaaagaaggatagccTCATACTAGAGAAAATTGAGGAGGAGTCGGATCAAATACTCGAAGAGAAAGTGGAAGATCTCCCAAATGATGAAAACAACCTTCCACTTGAATTGAGATCCTCTAAGGATCATTCCACTGATAATATCCTAAGAGATATCTCAAAGGGAGTTACTACACGGTCTAAGATAAGTAACTGTTGTTATCATTCCGCCTTCGTCTCTtaaattgagcctaaaaactccaagGATGCCTTACTCGATGAACATTGGTTTCCTTCTATGCAAGAGGAACTAAATCAATtcaagagaaatgaggtttgggacttTGTCCCTCCTtcgcgagaccatcgagtaattggtactaaatgggtgtttaggaacaaactagacgaaaatgGAATTATAACTCGCAACAAGGctcgtcttgttgctcaagggtataaccaagaggaaggtattgactatGAGGAGACTTATGCTCCGGTCGCCCGACTCGAGGCTATACGCCTTCTACTTGACTatgcatgttcacaaaactttaaactatttcaaatggatgtcaaaagtgCCTTTTTTTAAATGGATACATTAATGAAGAGGTATATGTGTCtcaacctcctagttttgaaaGTTTTGAGATTCCTAACAATGTTTAcaaacttaagcgtgccttgtacgGTCTTAAGCAAGctcctagggcttggtatgagcGCCTTAGCAAATTCTTACTAGAAAAGGATTCTCAAGAGGGAAGGTTGATACTACCCTTTTTACTAAACGTCAAGGAAAACACTCTATTTTacttcaagtttatgtagatggtATTATATTTGGATCTACTAATATGTCTTTGGTCAAGGAATTCTATAAGTTGATGCACGAGGAATTTGAGATGAGTATGATGGGGGATTTAACTTATTTCCTTGGGCTTCAAATCAAACAACTTGAGGAAGGAAATTTTGTGAGCCAAATGAAGTATTGCCATGAGCTACTAAAGTGCTTCGCTATGGAAAACTCCAAAGTTATTGACACTCCAATGCCTACCGCGGTAAATTTAGATCGGGATGAATATGGTAAGCcagttgatgtaaaaaggtatagaggtataaTTGGCTCTCTTCTCTATCTTACCACTTCTCTATCCGTAAAGCGCATACTTGGGTACCTTTATGGTACTACAAAGTACGGACTTTGGTTCTCCAAAGGAAgtgatttctctttggttggcTATTCTGATTCCGATTTTGCCGgttgcaaattggataggaagAACACGAGTGGTACTTGTCATCTCTTTTCAAATTCCTTAGTTAGCTAGCATAGCAAAAAGCAATTTTTCGTTGCTTTGTCACCCGCCTACATTTTTCTATTCTTAGTCTCCTTCTTAGGTGAGGATAACTTGTAATGAGAGGGAGAAATCAAAGactattaaatttaatatatttatcttaCTCCCTCTTTCGTCTTCATTTGTTTTTGAATTAAAGGCATCCTCCTCTAAGATAGTCTAATCGCtctcaaaaaaaaagtttaattgcTCTTCCAGTAGAGGAGCTCCTCAGTTCGTTTAGCTCCCAAACAACGGAAGACTCTTCCATCAATTCCAACATAGTCATATCCACATCCTCTAGATTTTGTGCATTGAACGTAAATAACATGCGAttgtattgactaaaattgtcttCCATCAATTCCAACATGGCCTCTATATAGTTCCAAAGGAATGTGAttgtattgactaaaattgtcaaggtattcaatctcttttattttgagttaaagTA contains:
- the LOC131605868 gene encoding uncharacterized mitochondrial protein AtMg00810-like, with translation MSLVKEFYKLMHEEFEMSMMGDLTYFLGLQIKQLEEGNFVSQMKYCHELLKCFAMENSKVIDTPMPTAVNLDRDEYGKPVDVKRYRGIIGSLLYLTTSLSVKRILGYLYGTTKYGLWFSKGSDFSLVGYSDSDFAGCKLDRKNTSGTCHLFSNSLVS